One Yoonia sp. BS5-3 genomic window carries:
- a CDS encoding LysM peptidoglycan-binding domain-containing protein — protein MRFDQMRSLTVLVAGAAVGALTTSASAQSISCDTEYTVRGGDFLSGIAQRAYGNLNSFNVIYDANRDVIGPNPGIIRIGQRLYIPCLGDAGAVDRAADGAASETPGDQQDTPIEVVAAGGWRPFLDEDNPQGGLLTEIIELALVNSDDQVEYEIDFINDVGAHLDPLLTKQAYDVSFGQLRPDCENAGQLGAESDFLCSKFDFSDPMYEEIFGYYSAASNPGYQDHQELLGKTICRAEGYTLVPLEAVNLVEPQVEIIRATDAKGCIELLASGNVDVALVAVEVANAHIAALGVEDNVQLHDDLSYIDFFHATIAKDNPHGADILASINSGLKNIKESGLWFQTVRRHMVEFRQAAG, from the coding sequence ATGAGGTTTGACCAAATGCGAAGTTTAACAGTTTTGGTAGCCGGAGCAGCCGTGGGTGCGCTCACAACATCCGCGAGCGCACAAAGCATCAGCTGCGATACAGAATACACCGTCCGCGGTGGCGATTTTCTTTCGGGAATCGCGCAGCGTGCTTACGGCAATTTGAACAGTTTCAATGTTATATACGATGCCAATCGTGACGTGATTGGTCCAAACCCCGGCATCATCCGCATCGGGCAGCGCTTGTATATTCCATGTCTGGGCGATGCAGGTGCGGTTGATCGAGCGGCCGATGGCGCTGCTTCTGAAACTCCTGGCGACCAACAGGACACGCCTATCGAAGTTGTCGCGGCAGGCGGATGGCGGCCGTTTCTCGACGAGGATAACCCACAGGGTGGGTTGTTAACCGAGATTATCGAGTTGGCATTGGTTAATTCCGACGATCAAGTCGAATACGAAATTGATTTCATCAATGATGTCGGGGCGCATCTCGATCCGCTGCTAACAAAGCAAGCATACGACGTCAGCTTTGGGCAACTCCGGCCCGATTGCGAAAATGCTGGACAACTTGGCGCAGAGTCAGATTTCCTGTGCAGCAAATTTGACTTCAGCGACCCAATGTATGAAGAGATTTTCGGCTACTATTCAGCGGCCAGTAACCCGGGCTATCAGGATCACCAAGAGCTGTTAGGCAAAACAATTTGCCGTGCAGAAGGTTACACATTGGTGCCACTTGAAGCCGTCAATCTCGTCGAGCCGCAAGTTGAAATCATACGCGCAACTGATGCAAAGGGCTGTATTGAATTACTCGCGTCAGGTAATGTCGATGTGGCGCTGGTCGCCGTTGAAGTTGCGAACGCACATATTGCCGCGTTGGGCGTAGAAGATAACGTTCAACTGCATGATGACTTGTCATATATCGACTTCTTTCACGCAACAATTGCGAAGGATAATCCGCACGGCGCAGACATTCTCGCATCAATCAACAGCGGCTTAAAAAATATCAAGGAATCTGGTCTTTGGTTTCAAACCGTTAGACGCCACATGGTCGAGTTCAGGCAAGCCGCTGGTTAG
- a CDS encoding DUF1217 domain-containing protein, which yields MSFQPVVPLTGYVGWRFLERTIEAQQTAFAESAPVERATSYFRENIGNVVTAEELVSDRQLLSVALGAFGLDDDIDNSFFIKTILEEGTLDDDALANRLADTRYSDFSRAFGFGDLGIPRTILSTFADEIVDRFEDRQFEAAVGEQDNDLRLAMNVDTAVGDVLANASTTEGQWFAIMGNAPLRSVIQTALGLPDSIASIDIDKQREIFQERATSVLGTDDVSELIDPDMQEKLIRLFLVRSEAAAINISSGSSTALTLLQSAV from the coding sequence ATGAGCTTTCAACCTGTTGTTCCCCTCACCGGCTATGTCGGTTGGCGTTTTCTTGAGCGCACGATTGAAGCGCAGCAAACAGCTTTTGCCGAAAGCGCACCGGTCGAAAGGGCAACGAGTTATTTCCGAGAAAATATTGGAAACGTTGTGACGGCCGAAGAACTTGTAAGCGATCGCCAACTCTTATCAGTTGCATTGGGTGCATTTGGGCTGGATGATGACATTGATAACAGCTTTTTCATCAAAACGATCCTTGAGGAAGGCACCTTGGATGATGACGCGTTGGCCAATCGCTTGGCGGATACCCGTTATTCCGACTTTAGCCGCGCATTTGGTTTTGGCGACCTGGGTATTCCACGTACAATCCTTAGCACATTTGCCGATGAGATTGTTGATCGTTTCGAAGATCGCCAATTCGAAGCAGCGGTTGGTGAACAAGATAACGACCTTAGGCTTGCCATGAATGTTGATACTGCTGTCGGTGATGTACTGGCAAATGCCAGCACGACCGAAGGTCAGTGGTTCGCCATCATGGGTAATGCTCCGCTGCGAAGCGTGATTCAAACTGCCTTAGGCCTGCCCGACAGCATCGCCAGCATCGACATCGACAAGCAGCGGGAAATATTCCAGGAACGGGCTACATCGGTTCTGGGAACCGATGATGTATCCGAACTTATCGATCCCGACATGCAAGAGAAGTTGATACGGCTGTTCCTTGTCCGATCCGAGGCGGCGGCGATCAATATTTCATCCGGTTCCTCGACGGCCCTTACATTGTTGCAGTCCGCTGTTTGA
- a CDS encoding rod-binding protein: protein MTAIPVLPAPRPMTAIPDYINADGQLRDAADKLEATFLAEMLKSAGVGKPRDSFGGGIGEEQFSSFLREAQAKEMVEAGGIGLAEALFEAMKVRLDA, encoded by the coding sequence ATGACTGCAATACCGGTTTTGCCTGCACCACGCCCCATGACTGCGATACCTGACTACATAAATGCGGACGGGCAATTGCGCGATGCCGCCGACAAACTCGAAGCAACATTTCTTGCTGAAATGCTGAAATCCGCCGGTGTCGGTAAGCCGCGCGATTCGTTCGGAGGTGGTATCGGGGAAGAGCAGTTTTCCTCGTTCTTACGAGAGGCGCAGGCAAAGGAAATGGTGGAAGCTGGCGGGATCGGGCTCGCCGAAGCCCTGTTTGAAGCCATGAAGGTACGTTTGGATGCCTGA
- the flbT gene encoding flagellar biosynthesis repressor FlbT: MSGLVLKLNPKERVLVNGAVIENGDRRSRLSILTPNANILRLRDAIRPDEANTPVRRVCYIAQLVLSGDVSEEDAQFQLLRGIEQLSQALRDEDSRTHLDTATEHVNQHDFYRALKALRNLLPRETRLLSGRMT; this comes from the coding sequence ATGTCAGGCCTGGTGCTAAAACTGAATCCAAAGGAACGGGTACTAGTCAATGGCGCGGTCATTGAAAATGGTGACCGGCGCAGCAGGTTGTCGATTCTCACGCCGAATGCGAACATTTTGCGGTTACGAGATGCGATCCGGCCAGACGAAGCGAACACGCCTGTCCGGCGGGTCTGCTACATCGCGCAGCTGGTTCTGTCGGGCGATGTCTCTGAAGAAGATGCGCAGTTTCAACTTTTGCGTGGTATTGAGCAACTCAGTCAGGCTTTACGGGATGAAGACAGTCGAACGCATCTCGATACTGCGACGGAGCATGTCAATCAGCATGATTTCTACCGAGCCTTAAAGGCATTGCGAAACCTCCTGCCGCGTGAAACTCGGCTCCTTTCTGGACGTATGACATGA
- a CDS encoding flagellar hook-length control protein FliK, translated as MIFFVLADSPKHSVIFLLQKNGHIDSVGEPMTPLPMIETHSTAGVPPAAIANEPTPKGDGEFVDLLEQQTAEEGLVDTPADDQGLEVAPEQNVENPDLVLAPLDPLQKPTQNSNILDTDRPSLTRPDIVTKVATDPEPQAKQKADADQDAAATETDTKPSRVAISGHSSAQTIFESKMPYSRPETNAKVAALMAGDDRIAAPRAEKAADFPRGSQNIEKVQAKPLQTIPKQAEVNAAQNNGIPIDLDVDVESKKHRIKVEQLRPMTHATPSAMPQTTATAIPQFVADASNIMPDLQKQIAEQPTVDADIATTSVLGERSGLGTTPVGATTPSAGPAQVGQQVVNQIATAMMQNGGRVTEIGLNPEELGRVRLSMTAQDTTITLNVVAERPETTDLLRRNIDALAQELRSLGYDDINFSFGGDGTTEAGDEGKPVFDTSDDALTEEQDILAPTQPLTGLDLRL; from the coding sequence ATGATTTTCTTTGTTTTGGCGGACAGTCCTAAACATTCAGTAATTTTTCTGCTGCAAAAGAACGGTCATATAGATTCTGTCGGAGAACCGATGACACCTTTGCCAATGATAGAAACCCACAGCACTGCTGGTGTACCCCCTGCTGCGATTGCCAATGAACCGACGCCGAAAGGCGATGGGGAATTTGTTGATCTTCTCGAACAACAAACAGCTGAAGAAGGGTTGGTAGATACCCCGGCGGATGATCAGGGACTGGAGGTCGCGCCTGAACAGAACGTCGAAAATCCTGATCTTGTTCTGGCGCCTTTGGACCCGTTGCAGAAACCAACGCAAAATTCCAATATCCTCGATACAGATCGGCCATCGCTCACACGTCCCGACATCGTGACCAAAGTAGCGACTGATCCTGAGCCCCAAGCCAAACAAAAAGCAGACGCAGATCAAGATGCAGCTGCGACTGAAACTGATACGAAACCAAGTCGGGTAGCAATTTCGGGGCATTCATCGGCCCAAACGATTTTTGAAAGTAAAATGCCTTACTCCCGGCCAGAAACTAATGCAAAGGTTGCCGCACTCATGGCCGGGGATGATAGAATTGCGGCACCGCGCGCTGAAAAAGCGGCGGATTTCCCACGCGGGTCGCAAAACATCGAAAAGGTGCAGGCGAAGCCCCTACAGACGATACCCAAACAAGCGGAGGTAAATGCCGCACAGAACAATGGCATTCCAATTGATTTGGACGTTGATGTTGAGTCAAAAAAACACAGGATTAAGGTCGAACAGCTTCGGCCAATGACGCATGCAACGCCGTCAGCAATGCCTCAGACTACGGCGACAGCAATCCCACAATTTGTAGCAGATGCATCAAACATCATGCCGGATTTGCAAAAGCAGATAGCGGAACAACCGACGGTCGATGCGGATATCGCTACAACCTCAGTATTGGGCGAACGTAGCGGCTTAGGTACAACACCCGTTGGTGCCACAACGCCGTCTGCAGGCCCAGCGCAGGTCGGGCAACAGGTTGTCAACCAAATCGCCACGGCGATGATGCAAAATGGCGGTCGGGTGACCGAGATCGGTTTGAACCCAGAAGAGTTGGGGCGTGTGCGTCTCAGCATGACAGCCCAAGATACAACAATCACACTAAATGTCGTCGCCGAACGACCTGAGACGACTGATCTCCTGCGCAGAAACATCGATGCGCTTGCACAAGAACTTCGCAGCCTAGGCTATGATGACATTAACTTTTCATTTGGCGGAGACGGCACGACTGAAGCTGGGGATGAGGGCAAACCTGTCTTTGACACATCCGATGATGCTCTGACTGAAGAACAAGACATCCTAGCCCCAACACAGCCTCTAACGGGGCTGGACCTGCGTTTATGA
- the fliP gene encoding flagellar type III secretion system pore protein FliP (The bacterial flagellar biogenesis protein FliP forms a type III secretion system (T3SS)-type pore required for flagellar assembly.) → MRAIGLAVGLIAVCVANPVFAQEVAITFGDEGSLATRSVQLLVLITVLSIVPGIAIMVTCFPFIVTVFAILRQAIGLQQSPPNMLLISLAMFLTYFVMEPVFLEAWQNGIDPLLNDGMPLEEAFFRTMDPLRTFMSSRIAADTFIALAELRPDVDNQVTLDDAPLSVLIPSFLLSEMERAFQVGFLIFIPFLIIDLVVAAVLMSMGMMMVPPAIVSLPFKLAFFVVADGWGLIASSLVQSYS, encoded by the coding sequence ATGCGCGCCATTGGCTTGGCTGTAGGGCTTATTGCGGTCTGCGTGGCAAACCCTGTCTTCGCGCAAGAGGTCGCCATAACCTTCGGCGATGAAGGCTCACTGGCGACGCGCTCGGTCCAGCTGTTAGTGTTGATCACCGTGCTCAGCATCGTGCCGGGGATCGCGATCATGGTGACGTGCTTTCCCTTTATCGTCACAGTATTCGCAATCTTGCGTCAGGCCATTGGCCTACAGCAATCACCACCCAATATGCTATTGATTAGCCTGGCGATGTTCCTAACCTATTTCGTCATGGAGCCGGTCTTTTTGGAGGCTTGGCAAAACGGGATTGACCCACTTTTGAACGATGGGATGCCATTAGAAGAGGCATTCTTTCGCACCATGGACCCGCTGCGAACCTTTATGTCATCACGTATCGCCGCTGACACCTTCATCGCCTTGGCAGAGCTCCGCCCGGATGTGGACAACCAAGTCACACTCGATGACGCGCCACTTTCAGTGCTGATCCCTTCGTTTTTGCTAAGCGAAATGGAACGCGCATTTCAGGTAGGTTTTCTGATTTTTATTCCCTTCCTGATCATTGACCTCGTTGTGGCCGCTGTACTGATGTCGATGGGGATGATGATGGTTCCGCCCGCGATCGTATCACTACCGTTCAAACTGGCGTTTTTCGTGGTTGCTGATGGATGGGGATTGATCGCATCGAGCCTCGTGCAAAGCTATAGCTAG
- a CDS encoding flagellar hook capping FlgD N-terminal domain-containing protein → MEIAQTTTTTAASTTSVADSSAAITSDFETFLQMLTVQMQNQDPLNPVDSTDYATQLATFSGVEQAVLTNDLLQALSSQLVSSGLADMAAWVGKEARAATPAYFDGTPITISPNPALLADNAEIVVHDEYGVEVQRFDVPISAEPVEWAGVAPGGVAYPSGMYTFELISSLEGEILTQETAEVYSTVTEVRAQDGQTLLILEGGSAIATNQVSALRDAGY, encoded by the coding sequence ATGGAAATCGCGCAAACGACAACGACCACTGCAGCCAGCACAACAAGTGTTGCGGATTCTTCAGCTGCAATTACATCTGATTTCGAAACCTTCCTCCAAATGCTCACGGTCCAGATGCAAAATCAGGACCCGCTAAACCCCGTCGATTCGACTGATTATGCGACCCAGTTGGCGACATTCTCGGGCGTTGAACAGGCTGTGCTCACCAACGATTTGCTGCAGGCTCTCAGCTCTCAACTCGTTTCGAGTGGTTTAGCCGACATGGCCGCGTGGGTCGGGAAAGAAGCGCGTGCAGCCACACCAGCCTATTTCGATGGAACGCCCATAACGATCTCACCAAACCCCGCGCTTTTAGCAGATAATGCTGAGATCGTGGTGCATGACGAATATGGTGTCGAGGTACAGCGCTTCGATGTGCCGATAAGCGCAGAACCGGTTGAATGGGCGGGGGTGGCGCCAGGGGGCGTAGCATATCCCAGTGGCATGTATACATTCGAACTGATTAGTAGTCTGGAGGGTGAAATCCTCACGCAGGAAACTGCTGAGGTCTATAGCACCGTCACAGAGGTACGTGCCCAAGATGGACAAACGCTGCTTATACTAGAGGGCGGCTCCGCCATTGCCACAAATCAAGTTAGCGCGCTTCGTGATGCTGGATACTGA
- a CDS encoding helix-turn-helix domain-containing protein, with translation MQRGIPNYELYGELLAGQAPDPIHLEPIRERSSKHDWTINVHAHRRLAQIFLFRTSGVYFNVGEVRHLTSEPALLVVYPGIPHGFRFTEDVVGDVLSIQTDRMPSVLLDRLARFANPTGAFFSGPETQCFEDIVILFDQLRKIYHRWENQRAAIIATLVDLITLYLAGQQCDSVSPTRAKPGDIIVRQDSRAQTFCELLEENFRDHWTVSDYACRMGLSASHLTRICRELLHAPPNALVRQRRILEAKRLLEYTSLPLSEIAHRSGFRDTAFFSRTFKSFVGVAPNAYRSSLDR, from the coding sequence ATGCAGCGCGGCATCCCCAATTACGAGTTATATGGTGAGTTGCTCGCAGGGCAGGCACCTGATCCGATCCATTTGGAACCGATCCGTGAACGTAGCAGTAAGCATGATTGGACCATCAACGTTCACGCCCATAGGCGGCTTGCCCAGATTTTCTTATTCCGCACAAGCGGCGTATATTTCAATGTTGGCGAAGTCAGACATTTAACGTCTGAGCCCGCCCTGCTTGTCGTTTATCCGGGTATTCCCCACGGTTTCCGTTTTACCGAAGACGTTGTTGGGGATGTATTAAGTATTCAAACGGATCGGATGCCCAGTGTGTTGTTGGATCGCTTGGCAAGGTTTGCGAATCCAACGGGGGCATTCTTCTCCGGGCCGGAAACACAGTGCTTTGAGGACATCGTTATCCTATTCGATCAACTTCGTAAAATATATCACCGATGGGAAAATCAACGTGCCGCGATCATCGCGACCCTTGTTGATCTTATAACGCTGTATCTTGCGGGCCAACAGTGCGACAGTGTATCTCCAACGCGGGCAAAACCCGGGGATATCATCGTTAGGCAAGACAGCAGAGCGCAGACTTTTTGTGAGTTGCTAGAAGAGAATTTTCGCGACCATTGGACAGTGTCGGATTATGCATGCCGTATGGGATTGTCCGCCTCTCATCTCACCCGAATTTGTCGTGAATTGCTGCACGCTCCCCCGAATGCTCTTGTCCGACAAAGGCGCATTCTCGAAGCAAAACGTTTGCTGGAATATACCTCTTTACCACTTTCAGAAATTGCGCATCGCAGTGGGTTTCGTGACACAGCCTTCTTCAGCCGTACTTTTAAGTCTTTCGTTGGTGTGGCGCCAAATGCATATCGCTCAAGTTTGGATCGGTAA
- a CDS encoding flagellin: MSSILTNNSAMVALQTLKSINSDLSKTQAMISTGKEVGSARDNSAVWAISKVMESDVKGFKAISESLSLGASSVAVARNGAETVTDLLTDMKEKIVAAQGENVDRTKLQADVEAITNQIASVVGAAQFNGLNMLKGQDSVEVLASLDRASDGTVASSNITVARQDLSFDAGAFGTGTDLSGNIAVTAGAGQDAAGAGAEFSAAGNEMTLTLATNANADETYNVQIAGETVSFTTVTGALTPNDVATGLTAAINAAGLEGISAELTGAGEITLTNTRAFEDVEVNTSGPTTTFALAAGDNAGGTVTSAAATTNSLSVGSRATDVTFSGTAGVNEGDGYRVTVGGNNYDYIAGNGETFEDVAKGLKTIIDGAGVAGLTTNAVEKAGGWTLEIDTDSATAVTIAVDGAAGGEATGGLAGLDNIDVTNEDSVAAALANIETFIDTTIDAAADFGSSQGRIDTQSSFISNLTDSLKSGIGALVDADMEETSARLQALQVQQQLGVQSLSIANQAPQTILSLFR, translated from the coding sequence ATGTCCAGTATTCTGACAAACAATAGCGCGATGGTCGCGCTTCAAACTCTCAAATCCATCAACAGTGACCTGTCCAAAACGCAGGCGATGATCTCAACAGGTAAAGAAGTCGGATCAGCCCGCGACAATTCTGCCGTCTGGGCGATTTCCAAGGTTATGGAATCCGATGTCAAAGGCTTCAAGGCGATCTCTGAAAGTTTGTCTTTGGGTGCTTCCTCAGTTGCCGTGGCACGTAACGGTGCTGAGACAGTGACTGATCTATTGACCGACATGAAGGAAAAGATCGTCGCTGCGCAGGGTGAAAACGTTGACCGCACCAAACTGCAAGCTGATGTGGAGGCCATTACCAACCAGATCGCATCTGTCGTGGGCGCCGCTCAGTTCAACGGGCTTAACATGCTCAAAGGCCAGGATTCCGTAGAAGTTCTGGCGTCACTTGATCGTGCGAGTGATGGTACTGTTGCATCGTCTAACATCACGGTGGCTCGCCAAGATCTTAGCTTCGATGCGGGTGCATTTGGTACTGGTACCGACTTGTCCGGTAACATTGCTGTCACGGCTGGTGCTGGGCAAGATGCTGCGGGTGCCGGCGCTGAATTCTCTGCAGCTGGCAACGAGATGACCCTAACCTTGGCCACAAACGCCAATGCGGATGAAACGTACAATGTGCAGATCGCTGGCGAAACCGTCAGCTTTACAACAGTCACCGGTGCATTGACACCGAACGACGTGGCGACTGGCTTGACGGCAGCTATCAACGCAGCCGGGCTTGAAGGCATCAGTGCGGAATTGACCGGTGCTGGTGAAATTACGTTGACAAACACTCGTGCGTTTGAAGACGTGGAAGTAAACACCTCCGGACCAACCACAACATTCGCACTTGCTGCTGGTGACAACGCCGGCGGTACGGTGACATCTGCGGCAGCAACAACAAACAGCCTTTCGGTTGGTTCACGTGCGACTGACGTCACATTCTCTGGTACAGCCGGTGTCAATGAGGGTGACGGCTACCGTGTCACTGTTGGCGGGAACAACTACGATTATATTGCCGGAAATGGTGAAACTTTCGAAGATGTTGCGAAGGGTCTGAAAACCATCATTGACGGTGCGGGTGTTGCTGGCTTGACAACCAACGCTGTTGAAAAAGCCGGTGGTTGGACACTTGAAATCGATACTGACAGCGCAACAGCCGTAACGATTGCTGTTGATGGTGCTGCCGGTGGCGAAGCCACAGGTGGACTTGCCGGTCTCGACAACATTGACGTGACGAACGAAGACAGTGTCGCCGCTGCTTTGGCCAATATCGAAACGTTCATTGATACAACGATCGATGCAGCTGCCGACTTTGGTTCAAGCCAGGGACGGATTGATACGCAGTCATCGTTCATATCGAACCTGACTGATAGTCTGAAATCCGGTATCGGCGCATTGGTGGATGCGGACATGGAAGAGACCTCTGCACGTCTCCAGGCGCTGCAGGTTCAGCAGCAGCTGGGTGTTCAGTCACTATCTATTGCCAACCAGGCACCGCAGACAATCCTGTCGCTGTTCCGGTAA
- the flaF gene encoding flagellar biosynthesis regulator FlaF, translating into MNVIEQARQAYAPTQAAIRSDRSIEAQLISQITARMRQANASAPSNFPALITAVHENRRMWTALAADVADPDNGLPNALRAQIFYLAEFTEHHSRLVQQKKADITALIEINTAILRGLNGQGTT; encoded by the coding sequence GTGAACGTCATAGAACAAGCCCGGCAAGCATATGCCCCGACCCAAGCAGCAATTCGATCTGATCGATCAATCGAAGCGCAGCTGATCAGCCAAATCACAGCCCGGATGCGTCAAGCCAACGCATCAGCTCCGTCGAACTTTCCTGCATTGATCACGGCTGTTCACGAAAACCGCCGGATGTGGACGGCTCTCGCGGCAGATGTTGCCGATCCGGACAATGGATTACCCAACGCATTGCGGGCGCAGATATTCTATTTGGCTGAATTTACGGAACATCACAGCCGTCTCGTCCAACAGAAAAAAGCCGACATTACAGCCCTTATCGAAATCAATACTGCCATCTTGCGCGGTCTGAACGGGCAAGGGACAACGTGA
- a CDS encoding TRAP transporter substrate-binding protein codes for MKRPYSIRGDAAQTLKHDCSAIMTANIMEKKMNILKRLAVYANVGMATFALSTAAYAQEFTFSIHHFLSPQAPAQTVLIEPWAQSIEEASNGRIAFEIFPAMSLGGTPPELYSQVRDGVADIVWTLPGYTPGTFPRTEVFELPGIHLSDARATNLAIQDLMEILLPDYVGIHPLLVHVHAGNALHFGDGTVNSLADFDGLKIRSPSRTGAWMLEEMGAEPVGMPVPALPQALSRGAVDAGLVPFEVAIPLGLADLTSTSVEMADGARFGTSTFLFAMNLDAYNSLPDDLRKIIDDHSGAAIAADMGEAWNNIEPIGIQRALDAGNDVTQMTPEATAALTVPFDATVQRWVDEAGVVGIDAEALLGSARTMIAEYTRQ; via the coding sequence ATGAAAAGACCATACAGTATCCGCGGCGATGCCGCGCAAACTCTCAAACACGATTGCAGCGCGATCATGACGGCAAATATCATGGAGAAAAAGATGAATATTTTGAAACGCTTGGCTGTATATGCAAACGTCGGCATGGCGACTTTTGCTCTTTCTACTGCAGCCTATGCACAAGAGTTCACGTTTTCGATCCACCACTTTCTGAGCCCACAAGCCCCAGCTCAGACAGTTTTGATTGAGCCATGGGCGCAGTCTATTGAAGAGGCCTCAAACGGTCGTATCGCTTTTGAGATCTTTCCTGCCATGTCGTTGGGGGGAACGCCGCCAGAACTTTACAGCCAGGTGCGCGATGGTGTTGCCGACATAGTTTGGACACTGCCAGGGTACACACCCGGCACCTTCCCTCGTACCGAAGTCTTTGAGTTACCGGGCATCCATCTCAGCGATGCTCGCGCCACCAACTTGGCGATCCAAGACTTGATGGAAATCCTGTTGCCCGATTACGTTGGTATTCACCCGCTACTGGTGCATGTTCACGCAGGGAATGCCCTTCATTTTGGTGATGGCACTGTAAATAGCCTTGCTGATTTTGACGGTCTCAAAATACGTAGCCCCTCGCGGACGGGTGCGTGGATGCTAGAGGAAATGGGCGCAGAGCCAGTTGGCATGCCAGTGCCGGCATTGCCACAAGCATTATCAAGAGGAGCCGTCGACGCCGGTCTTGTCCCCTTCGAAGTTGCTATCCCTCTCGGGCTTGCCGATTTGACGTCCACATCAGTTGAAATGGCAGACGGGGCACGCTTTGGTACGTCGACTTTTCTGTTCGCAATGAACCTTGATGCATACAACTCGCTGCCCGACGACCTCCGGAAGATAATCGACGATCATTCAGGCGCCGCGATTGCAGCCGACATGGGCGAGGCTTGGAACAATATCGAACCCATTGGCATCCAACGCGCTTTGGACGCTGGGAACGACGTAACGCAGATGACCCCCGAAGCGACCGCCGCGCTTACGGTACCATTTGATGCCACCGTCCAGCGTTGGGTCGACGAAGCAGGCGTTGTTGGTATCGATGCAGAGGCCCTTCTTGGTAGTGCGCGCACGATGATCGCCGAATACACGAGACAGTAA
- a CDS encoding FliM/FliN family flagellar motor C-terminal domain-containing protein: protein MDDTENEIPRASEDHPLHKIPIEICVCVGKARPLVRDLLSLGENAVLPLDKRIDDPVELYVGERLIARGELQEMEGGEPGQLAVRLTEVASEQGELD, encoded by the coding sequence ATGGATGACACCGAAAATGAGATCCCCCGCGCCAGCGAAGATCATCCGCTGCACAAGATTCCGATCGAAATCTGCGTCTGCGTCGGCAAGGCACGCCCGCTGGTCCGTGACTTGCTAAGCCTTGGGGAAAATGCCGTCCTGCCGTTGGACAAACGGATCGATGATCCGGTCGAGCTCTATGTCGGGGAAAGGCTCATCGCGAGAGGCGAGCTGCAAGAGATGGAAGGGGGCGAGCCAGGCCAGCTCGCTGTTCGGTTGACTGAGGTCGCATCCGAGCAAGGTGAGCTTGACTAG